The proteins below are encoded in one region of Deltaproteobacteria bacterium:
- a CDS encoding S-(hydroxymethyl)glutathione dehydrogenase (catalyzes the formation of S-formylglutathione from S-(hydroxymethyl)glutathione; also catalyzes the formation of aldehyde or ketone from alcohols), translating to MKVKAAVAWGPGQPLSIETVDLEGPKAGEVLVRIVATGVCHTDAYTLSGVDPEGLFPVILGHEGAGVVEAVGEGVTTLTKGDHVIPLYTPECGTCKFCLSGKTNLCQRIRATQGRGLMPDGTSRFSKDGKMIHHYMGTSTFAEYTVVPEIALAKIDPKAPLDKVCLLGCGVTTG from the coding sequence ATGAAAGTAAAAGCCGCTGTAGCATGGGGTCCAGGACAACCGCTGAGCATCGAAACGGTGGACCTAGAGGGACCAAAGGCGGGCGAAGTGCTGGTGCGGATCGTCGCCACGGGTGTTTGTCACACTGATGCCTATACGCTTTCCGGGGTCGATCCCGAGGGCCTCTTTCCGGTGATCCTTGGCCACGAAGGTGCTGGCGTCGTCGAGGCTGTTGGTGAGGGAGTCACGACGCTCACTAAGGGGGATCATGTGATACCCCTTTACACGCCAGAGTGCGGCACCTGTAAATTCTGCCTGTCTGGCAAAACAAACCTCTGCCAGCGCATCCGCGCCACCCAAGGCCGTGGACTGATGCCCGACGGAACCTCGCGGTTTTCCAAAGATGGCAAGATGATCCACCACTACATGGGGACCTCGACTTTCGCCGAATACACGGTGGTCCCGGAGATCGCACTGGCCAAAATTGATCCGAAGGCACCACTCGACAAGGTTTGCCTACTGGGTTGTGGCGTGACCACCGGCA